The following are encoded together in the Tetrapisispora phaffii CBS 4417 chromosome 5, complete genome genome:
- the CIC1 gene encoding Cic1p (similar to Saccharomyces cerevisiae CIC1 (YHR052W); ancestral locus Anc_5.278) yields MSKATPNKTPATVGSRSNSKKNTPVNTPTKTKKKSASNTPNSVKGKNAKKATSKNNTPIKVKEVKEVKSDSVVPKERIEKAIEELGKFIKKQSASGEKSQLLNEDDDLNNLLQLIVVNNDSFTGSKKVFKLKLIDIKNSFYKIWKAASATEVKDFKTLLILKDSDVSKVTEDELYDGLSKSDITVDKVICGKDLKTVYKAFEARRALLSEYQLILADDSIITTLPKLLGAKAYNKVETTPISIRTSCGKGFSKETLINSIKKVYLNKLPVNLPRSNTANIHLGNYNWYEDNEKDLIENIESVITQMIDAFKIRSVFIKSNSSPALPLYFNVDVITEIQKKVKDVNREEMVAVTIDGVELKLSAFDQALMQVSNPTEHSNIFAKNIQAVKRKAESKAESKAESKDVKKSKK; encoded by the coding sequence ATGTCCAAGGCTACTCCGAATAAAACACCAGCTACTGTTGGTTCCCGTAGCAACTCAAAGAAGAATACCCCAGTAAATACTCCAACCAAGACCAAGAAGAAGTCAGCTAGCAATACTCCTAACTCTGTTAAAGGTAAGAACGCCAAAAAAGCTACTTCCAAAAACAATACTCCTATTAAAGTTAAAGAGGTCAAAGAGGTTAAAAGTGATTCTGTTGTACCAAAAGAAAGGATTGAGAAAGCAATTGAGGAGTTGGGGAAATTCATTAAGAAACAGTCTGCTTCAGGTGAAAAGTCTCAATTGTTAAATGAAGACgatgatttaaataatctGTTACAACTGATTGtagttaataatgattcattCACTGGCTCTAAAAAAGTTTTCAAATTGAAGttaattgatataaaaaattctttCTATAAAATATGGAAGGCGGCAAGTGCCACTGAAGTCAAAGATTTCAAAACTTTATTAATCTTAAAAGATTCAGACGTCTCTAAAGTCACTGAAGATGAATTATACGACGGTTTAAGTAAATCTGATATAACCGTCGATAAAGTTATCTGTGGTAAGGACTTGAAAACTGTTTATAAAGCTTTTGAAGCAAGAAGAGCATTGCTTAGCGAATACCAATTGATCTTGGCAGATGACAGCATCATAACTACTTTACCAAAATTGTTGGGTGCTAAAGCTTATAATAAAGTTGAAACTACGCCAATCTCTATAAGGACTTCATGTGGTAAAGGCTTCAGTAAAGAAACTTTAATTAACAGTATTAAGAaagtttatttgaataaattaccAGTAAATTTACCAAGAAGTAACACCGCAAACATCCATTTAGGTAACTATAATTGGtatgaagataatgaaaaagattTAATCGAAAACATTGAATCAGTTATTACTCAAATGATCGATGCTTTCAAGATTAGGTCTGTCTTCATTAAATCTAATTCCTCTCCAGCTTTACCGTTATACTTCAACGTCGACGTCATTAcagaaattcaaaagaaggTAAAGGATGTTAACAGGGAAGAAATGGTGGCTGTAACGATTGATGGTGTTGAATTGAAGTTATCAGCATTTGACCAAGCTTTGATGCAAGTATCTAATCCAACTGAACACAGCAATATCTTTGCTAAGAATATTCAAGCTGTAAAGAGAAAAGCTGAATCTAAGGCTGAATCTAAGGCTGAATCTAAAGATGTTAAAAAATctaagaaataa
- the COX6 gene encoding cytochrome c oxidase subunit VI (similar to Saccharomyces cerevisiae COX6 (YHR051W); ancestral locus Anc_5.280) codes for MFSRSLFRTPVLRRMAIARTSPIVGKSMTIQPTLSKFQLRNYSESQHDNETFEEFTARFEKEFDDAYDLFEVQRVLNNCFSYDLVPAPVVIEKALKAARRVNDLPTAIRVFEALKYKVENQAQYEAYLDELKEVREDLGVPLREVLFNAETAQPHHN; via the coding sequence ATGTTTTCCAGATCTCTATTCAGAACCCCAGTTTTAAGAAGAATGGCTATTGCCAGGACTTCTCCAATCGTTGGGAAGAGTATGACCATTCAACCTACTCTATCGAAGTTCCAACTAAGAAATTACTCGGAGTCGCAACACGATAACGAGACCTTCGAGGAGTTCACAGCAAGATTCGAAAAGGAATTCGATGATGCTTACGATCTCTTCGAAGTCCAAAGAGTCTTGAACAACTGTTTCTCTTACGATTTGGTTCCTGCTCCTGTCGTTATTGAAAAGGCTCTGAAAGCCGCTAGAAGGGTCAACGATCTTCCAACCGCGATTAGAGTCTTTGAAGCTTTGAAGTATAAAGTTGAAAATCAAGCTCAGTACGAAGCCTATTTGGACGAATTGAAGGAAGTAAGAGAAGACCTGGGCGTCCCATTAAGAGAGGTATTGTTTAATGCTGAGACTGCCCAGCCTCATCACAACTAA
- the TPHA0E02270 gene encoding uncharacterized protein (similar to Saccharomyces cerevisiae SLT2 (YHR030C) and YKL161C; ancestral locus Anc_5.274), giving the protein MEEVNKTKNGKHRTERRKAYTAHGEQMLISENFDIFKIIHNNHHSTIALSNFANAVVEKTNVTIKKFKTMSSTKNETEILKNYKRIVREVKLLNFLKFSSNIIQLYDIDVICTNDIQIPMDVYLYEEAMESDLDKIIKSNQHLSDLHYQNFLNQLLSAVKYLHSAGIIHGDIKPSNVLVNSDCQIKLTGFSYSVSTETKITSNDTIKSNDSQSSKWYRAPELILNYNEVSEASDVWSIGCVLAELFSKRAFLKSKDYLGQLNRLLQILGTPPQSVLSKIKSSSVKDYINRLGIIPRVRFNKFFSNINFISIDMLEKMLQYDTTERITIDDALNHTYLKIWHEPKDEFVSKEKFSFEFENITSLTELCQLIIREVDDDSTSMDENGNIQYAEKPTLQDTDSSEEWIT; this is encoded by the coding sequence ATGGAAGAAGttaataaaactaaaaatgGGAAACATAGGACTGAAAGGCGAAAAGCATACACTGCACACGGTGAACAAATGTTGATTAGTGAGAATTTcgacatttttaaaataatacataaTAACCATCATAGTACAATTGCATTATCGAATTTTGCTAATGCTGTGGTGGAGAAAACAAATGTCactattaaaaaatttaagaCAATGTCATCAactaaaaatgaaactgagattttgaaaaattataagaGGATTGTAAGAGAGGTTAAACTATTGAATTTCTTGAAGTTTAGTTCAAacataattcaattatacGATATAGATGTCATTTGTACTAATGATATACAAATTCCGATGGATGTCTATCTATATGAGGAAGCGATGGAATCTGATCTAgacaaaattattaaatctaaTCAACATCTGTCAGACTTGCactatcaaaattttttaaatcaacTATTATCTGCagttaaatatttacattcTGCAGGTATCATTCATGGTGATATTAAACCAAGTAATGTGCTGGTTAATTCGGATTgtcaaattaaattaacAGGTTTTTCTTATTCGGTGTCAACTGAAACTAAAATAACTTCTAATGACACAATTAAAAGTAACGACTCACAATCTTCAAAATGGTACAGAGCTCCGGAActgattttaaattacaACGAAGTGTCAGAAGCAAGCGACGTATGGTCTATCGGATGCGTGTTGGCAGAATTATTTAGCAAGAGAGCATTCCTTAAGTCAAAAGACTATCTTGGTCAACTTAATCGACTATTACAAATATTGGGAACACCTCCGCAAAGCGTACTCAGTAAAATAAAGTCCAGTTCGGTCAAAGATTACATAAACAGGTTAGGCATAATACCAAGAGTCcgtttcaataaatttttttcaaatattaacttCATCTCAATCGATATGCTAGAAAAGATGTTACAATATGATACAACTGAAAGAATAACAATTGATGATGCATTGAACCatacatatttaaagatatgGCATGAACCCAAGGATGAATTTGTTTCAAAGGAAAAATTCTCTTTTGAGTTTGAGAACATTACTTCCTTGACAGAACTATGTCAACTAATCATAAGGGAAGTTGACGATGACTCAACAAGCATGGATGAAAATGGCAATATCCAATATGCAGAAAAACCCACACTGCAAGATACAGATTCAAGTGAGGAATGGATTACGTAG
- the YHI9 gene encoding Yhi9p (similar to Saccharomyces cerevisiae YHI9 (YHR029C); ancestral locus Anc_5.273): MVNKLLFKQMDVFTSKPFKGNPVAVVNCMDISEDEISSETMLSIANWTNLSETTFLFKPTDPTKSNYKLRIFTPANELPFAGHPTIGSCKAYLQFTDQIQTLKYIRQECEVGIIDLVSDVDTGIISLKAEKTDLDKLEADVVKLYQESLTNNGKPIKPIDSPYVLHVGPEWVVFLVEDSETCYNANPDFGKMAEISLKYGHSGIILAGKKSKFDENSSVLEMEMRAFVPAYNVNEDPVCGSGSIALIRYLQQKYNFSKTTRINISQGGRMTREGHIYAEIKVTSDGISYHCGGDALCVVDGVINV; encoded by the coding sequence ATGGtaaacaaattattatttaagcAAATGGATGTTTTTACATCGAAACCATTCAAAGGGAATCCAGTTGCTGTTGTGAACTGCATGGATATCTCTGAAGATGAAATCTCGAGTGAAACAATGCTATCAATTGCCAATTGGACTAATCTTTCAGAAACTACATTTCTATTTAAACCTACTGATCCAACTAAAagtaattataaattaagaATTTTCACTCCTGCGAATGAGCTTCCATTTGCTGGACATCCAACAATTGGTTCTTGCAAAGCTTATTTACAATTCACTGATCAAATTCAGACATTAAAATACATAAGACAAGAGTGTGAGGTCGGTATTATTGATCTCGTAAGTGATGTTGATACTGGgattatttctttaaaggCTGAGAAAACTGATcttgataaattagaagCAGACGTTGTGAAATTATATCAAGAAAGTCTTACTAATAATGGAAAACCAATTAAGCCAATTGATTCGCCATATGTATTACATGTCGGTCCAGAATGGGTAGTTTTCCTTGTTGAAGACAGTGAAACATGCTATAATGCAAACCCTGATTTTGGTAAAATGGCTGagatttcattaaaatacGGTCATTCAGGTATTATTCTTGCCGGTAAAAAGAGTAAATTCGATGAAAACAGTTCTGTGTTAGAAATGGAAATGAGAGCCTTTGTTCCGGCTTATAATGTGAATGAGGATCCTGTCTGCGGTAGTGGCTCAATAGCATTGATCAGGTATTTGCAACAAAAGTATAACTTTTCAAAGACTACTagaattaatatttcacAAGGAGGTAGAATGACAAGGGAAGGTCATATATATGCTGAGATCAAAGTTACTTCTGATGGTATTTCATACCACTGTGGTGGTGATGCATTGTGTGTCGTTGACGGTGTCATAAATGTATAG
- the SMF2 gene encoding divalent metal ion transporter SMF2 (similar to Saccharomyces cerevisiae SMF2 (YHR050W); ancestral locus Anc_5.282) has product MVNVKFSALQEDGVISHSNDIESTSIQTSPTVADLNENIITSSASAATASPEDDINEFEITSNPLENDDYQNLNLYMSQYQNTSTLGKVVGFLREYARFIGPGLMVSVSYMDPGNYSTAVAAGSAHRYKLLFSVFVSNLMAAFWQCLCAKLGAVTGLDLAQNCKKHLPYRVNITLYILAEVAIIATDLAEVVGTAIALNILFKVPLALGVVLTVIDVLIVLMAYKPNGDLRLIRWFEAFVSLLVVLTVICFGFELHYAELGPAKEIFKGFLPSAAAFQGDGLYLSLAILGATVMPHSLYLGSGVVQPRLRDYDINHGHYKPDEVDTENNHEDYKPSFEAIDATLHYTIAELLISLFTVALFVNCSILIVSGATLYGTTQDSQEADLFSIYDLLCETLSKTAGTIFVLALLFSGQSAGIVCTLSGQMVSEGFLNWTIPPALRRSLTRAVAITPCLILVLVAGRDGLSGALNASQVVLSLLLPFVSAPLLLLTSRKDIMSVEISDNVNRTSHVNSTIKSGSLFSFSQSLKKNKNKNAHSDEEYIQLRHMDSEGEEQDDNQVLAVPLNTDNVAYKDMSNSWFTTVAAAALWLAVSLLNFYMLISFATGKDVHF; this is encoded by the coding sequence ATGGTGAACGTCAAGTTTTCGGCATTGCAAGAAGATGGAGTAATAAGTCATTCTAATGATATTGAATCAACATCGATACAGACATCACCAACTGTTGCTGacttaaatgaaaatattattacatcTTCTGCTTCTGCTGCAACTGCTTCTCCAGAGGATGATATAAATGAATTCGAAATAACATCAAATCCATTGgaaaatgatgattatCAAAACCTAAATCTATATATGTcacaatatcaaaatacATCGACTTTGGGTAAAGTTGTGGGTTTTCTAAGAGAATATGCAAGGTTCATTGGACCGGGACTTATGGTATCTGTGTCATACATGGACCCTGGTAATTACAGTACGGCTGTTGCAGCAGGTTCTGCGCATCGCTATAAGTTGTTATTCTCTGTTTTtgtatcaaatttaatggCTGCGTTTTGGCAATGTCTTTGTGCGAAATTGGGTGCTGTCACAGGTTTGGATTTGGCACAGAACTGTAAAAAACATTTACCATACAGAGTCAATATTACACTATACATTTTAGCAGAAGTGGCTATCATTGCCACTGATTTGGCGGAAGTCGTTGGAACAGCCATTGcactaaatattttatttaaggTCCCGCTAGCATTGGGTGTCGTGTTGACTGTAATTGATGTTCTAATCGTATTAATGGCCTACAAACCAAATGGGGATTTGCGTCTAATAAGATGGTTCGAGGCTTTTGTTTCACTGTTAGTGGTTCTGACTGTGATATGTTTTGGATTTGAATTACACTATGCAGAACTGGGACCTGCTAAAGAGATCTTCAAAGGTTTTTTACCAAGTGCAGCCGCATTTCAAGGCGATGGTTTATACCTGAGTTTAGCTATTCTCGGGGCTACCGTCATGCCTCATTCATTGTACCTTGGCTCAGGAGTTGTTCAACCGAGGCTTCGAGACTACGATATAAACCATGGACATTACAAACCTGATGAAGTTGATACGGAAAACAACCATGAGGATTACAAGCCATCATTCGAGGCCATTGATGCAACCTTGCATTACACAATAGCTGAATTACTTATATCACTTTTCACTGTTGCGCTTTTTGTTAATTGTTCCATATTAATTGTTTCGGGTGCCACTCTATATGGCACAACACAAGATTCTCAAGAGGCTGATCTATTCTCAATATACGATTTATTATGTGAAACATTAAGTAAAACCGCCGGGACGATCTTTGTGCTAGCGTTGCTGTTCTCAGGCCAAAGTGCCGGTATAGTGTGTACACTGAGCGGACAGATGGTCAGCGAAGGTTTCTTGAACTGGACAATTCCACCTGCACTGAGAAGATCCTTGACCAGAGCTGTTGCCATCACTCCATGTTTAATTCTGGTCCTAGTAGCAGGAAGAGACGGCCTGTCTGGCGCATTAAACGCTTCACAAGTCGTGCTGTCGTTACTATTACCGTTTGTATCCGCACCCTTATTGCTACTGACTAGCAGAAAGGATATCATGAGTGTCGAGATAAGTGATAATGTAAATAGAACAAGCCACGTCAACTCGACCATAAAATCTGGCTCATTATTCAGCTTCTCGCAAAGTCTcaaaaagaacaagaacaagaacGCCCACTCGGACGAAGAATACATACAGCTGAGACACATGGACTCGGAAGGCGAAGAGCAAGACGACAACCAAGTACTGGCCGTCCCACTTAACACTGACAACGTCGCATACAAAGACATGAGCAACAGTTGGTTCACCACAGTCGCGGCAGCCGCACTATGGCTAGCAGTCTCATTGCTAAACTTCTACATGCTAATCAGCTTCGCGACGGGCAAAGACGTCCATTTCTAG
- the ELF1 gene encoding Elf1p (similar to Saccharomyces cerevisiae ELF1 (YKL160W); ancestral locus Anc_5.279), which yields MGKRKKSSRGPAKKVVQKLDLKFNCLFCNHDKSVSCTLDRKNSIGSLSCKICGQNFQTHINGLSQPVDVYSDWFDAVEEVNAGRGSESDNDDDDSESDYESDSDEPNSRSKSVAADPDEEEVDSDEEIGLAKRGRGRLVDSDEE from the coding sequence ATGGGTAAGAGAAAGAAGTCATCAAGAGGTCCAGCCAAAAAGGTTGTGCAGAAACTGGACCTGAAATTTAATTGTCTGTTCTGCAACCATGACAAGAGTGTGTCATGCACTTTGGATAGGAAAAACAGCATTGGCTCACTGTCGTGTAAGATTTGTGGCCAAAACTTTCAAACACATATCAATGGACTATCACAGCCTGTTGATGTGTACAGTGACTGGTTTGACGCCGTGGAGGAAGTGAATGCAGGAAGAGGGAGTGAGTCGGATAATGACGACGACGACTCTGAGAGCGATTATGAGAGTGATTCCGATGAGCCAAATAGTAGAAGCAAATCGGTCGCAGCCGATCCAGACGAGGAGGAAGTGGATTCTGACGAAGAAATAGGGCTTGCTAAAAGAGGTAGAGGCAGACTAGTCGACAGTGACGAAGAGTAG
- the ERC1 gene encoding Erc1p (similar to Saccharomyces cerevisiae YHR032W; ancestral locus Anc_5.276), translating into MSKQFQNRTERTTSFVYSTSLGKSGLYTPADYINNNLSSETENACDNSHTHAWEEDDLNEDYMDGIDTNVDSISHVGDVQPFSDEQAPLLNNDTIDSSQTYETLKPKIHTTKSNASVSKHRNSLLFSKKLVNEERDLLKDNKLLNAYNHPNYNPSLDNSFNEVSDEEEREIIATWESAIQSGKKITTTYKREVQVLATNAFPLIFTFILQNSLSVASILSVSHLGTKELGGVTLGSMTANITGFAAIQGLCTCLDTLCSQAYGAKNYHLVGVLLQRCCILTIIAFLPIMYIWWFWSESLLELIITEKELCILAANYLKVIAFGVPGFILFECGKRFLQCQGIFHASTIVLAFCAPLNALMNYLLVWNSKIGIGYLGAPVSVAINYWAMALGLYLYTVMTDHDVVPMKCWNGFIKTDQVFKNWRKMFNLALPGIVMVEAEFLGFEILTIFSSRLGPEVLGAQSIVSTIASLAYQIPFSISIATSTRVANFIGASLHKACVITCEVSLLLSFVCSTMNIFIIFNFKVFLAKLFSNEPEVVELVIKTLPYLAFMQLFDAFNASTAGCLRGQGRQKIGGYINLFAFYCVGIPLSYILAFKFGFGIIGLWSGITCALFTMSIFQGYAVFHVNWKDIIAASKNRNAEHVSVCA; encoded by the coding sequence ATGTCAAAACAGTTCCAAAACAGAACTGAAAGAACCACATCGTTCGTGTACTCTACTAGTTTAGGGAAATCAGGTTTATACACTCCTGCCGACTACATTAACAACAATTTAAGTTCAGAGACAGAGAATGCCTGTGATAATAGTCACACTCATGCATGGgaagaagatgatttgAACGAGGATTATATGGATGGCATTGACACGAATGTCGATTCAATTTCTCACGTAGGGGATGTCCAACCGTTTTCAGACGAACAAGCTCCTCTGTTAAACAATGATACAATTGATTCTTCACAAACTTACGAAACTTTAAAACCAAAAATTCATACTACAAAGAGTAATGCTTCAGTCTCTAAACATAGAAACAGTTTATTGTTCTCTAAAAAACTAGTGAATGAAGAGAGAGACCTGTTGAaggataataaattattgaatgcTTACAATCATCCAAATTATAATCCCAGTTTGGATAACTCTTTCAATGAAGTttcagatgaagaagaaagagaaatCATAGCAACTTGGGAGTCTGCTATTCAATCAGGAAAAAAAATCACCACAACTTATAAAAGAGAAGTACAAGTCTTGGCTACAAACGCATTTCCATTGATTTTTACATTCATATTACAAAACTCATTATCAGTTGCTTCCATTTTATCCGTTTCTCATTTGGGCACAAAGGAATTAGGTGGTGTCACTTTAGGTTCAATGACAGCAAATATTACAGGGTTTGCTGCAATCCAAGGTCTTTGTACATGTTTGGATACTCTATGTTCACAAGCATACGGGGCTAAAAACTATCATCTGGTCGGTGTCCTATTACAAAGATGTTGCATTTTAACTATCATAGCTTTCTTACCAATTATGTACATTTGGTGGTTTTGGTCAGAATCATTATTGGAGCTAATTATCACAGAGAAAGAATTATGCATTTTAGCTGCTAATTATCTAAAAGTTATCGCATTCGGTGTACCTGGTTTCATCTTGTTCGAATGTGGGAAACGTTTTCTACAATGCCAAGGAATTTTTCATGCATCTACTATTGTTCTGGCATTCTGTGCACCATTAAATGCATTGATGAATTATCTATTGGTATGGAACTCCAAAATAGGGATCGGTTACTTAGGTGCTCCAGTTTCAGTGGCTATCAATTACTGGGCAATGGCGTTAGGATTATATCTTTACACGGTAATGACTGATCATGATGTGGTTCCTATGAAGTGTTGGAATGGTTTCATCAAGACTGACCAggttttcaaaaattggaGGAAGATGTTTAATTTAGCTTTACCAGGTATCGTAATGGTCGAAGCAGAATTTTTGGgctttgaaattttgaCCATTTTTTCATCAAGATTAGGCCCTGAAGTTTTAGGTGCACAATCAATTGTCTCTACTATTGCATCGTTAGCTTATCAAATCCCTTTCTCTATCTCCATCGCCACTAGCACAAGAGTTGCAAATTTCATTGGAGCATCATTACACAAGGCATGTGTAATAACATGTGAAGtctcattattattatctttcGTGTGCTCAacaatgaatatatttattattttcaatttcaaggTATTTTTAGCTAAGttattttctaatgaaCCGGAAGTTGTAGAGCTGGTCATCAAGACATTGCCATACTTAGCTTTCATGCAACTATTCGATGCATTCAACGCTTCAACAGCTGGCTGTTTGAGAGGTCAAGGAAGACAAAAGATTGGTGGTTATATAAATCTTTTTGCATTTTACTGTGTTGGTATCCCATTATCATACATACTTGCATTTAAGTTTGGCTTCGGAATTATTGGCCTATGGTCTGGTATCACATGTGCATTATTTACCATGAGTATTTTCCAAGGTTATGCAGTATTCCATGTTAACTGGAAAGATATAATTGCTGCATCCAAAAATAGAAATGCCGAACATGTTTCTGTTTGTGcataa